CGCCTCGATACAGGAGCCGACCAGCGCTACGTCCTCCTGCGAAAATGTGAGCGGCTTGCCCATGGCTGTCTTTATCTGCAGCTTGACCAAGTCCAGAGGTGCACCTTTGATACGGcacacctcctccgtcaCGGGGTGCTCCACCTGTAGCCGCGTGTTCATCTCCATGAAGTAAAAATCGCCAGTGCTCGTGTCGAAGATGAACTCCACCGTGCCCGCGCCCACGTAGCCAACCGCCTTCGCAGCCTGCAACGCTACCTCGCCAATGCGCTGTCGCATCTCCATTGACAGGTGGGGTGCCGGGGCCTCCTCGAGGACCTTCTGGTACCGGCGCTGCACGCTGCAATCCCGCTCGAAGAAGAAAACCCCTCTACCGTGCTTATCGAAAAAAATCTGACACTCTATGTGTCGCGGGCGCTTCACGTAGCGCTCTAAAATGACGCGGTCGTCCTTGAAAAAGTTGACCGCTTCACGCTTCGCGCTCGCCAGCATAAACGCAAAGTCTTCGAGCCGCTCCACAATCTTCATGCccttgccgccgccacccgaGACCGCCTTGATGAGAATGGGAAACCCCACCTTGtttgcctcctccgcgaGGAAGGAGACATTCTGATTCTCACCGTAGTAGCCCGGCACAACAGGCACGCCGGCGGCCTCCATGATGCGCTTGCTCTCACTCTTCGACCCCATCAACGAGATAGCAGACGCGGGTGGACCGATGAACTCGATGCCGGAGCGCGTGACAGCGTCAGCGAAGTCCGCATTCTCGGAAAGAAATCCATACCCGGGGTGAATTGCGTCAACGTTCAGCTGCTTCGCCACGCTAATGATATGGTCACCGCGCAGATACGAGCTCGCCGCAGGTGGGGGACCAATACAGACCGCCTCGTCCGCCTCTACGACGTGCTTCGCGTTCCGCTCTGCCTCGCAGAACAGCGCTACAGTGCGGATGTGCATCTCACGACATGTGCGGAAAACGCGGCAAGCGATCTCACCTCGATTTGCCACCAGCAGTTTCTCGACCTTCCGCTGGCCGCAGAAATCTGTGCGACGCAGCATTAAGGCGGGCAACGCAAAATAAAACGAGTAGAGATTGAAGGTACGCCAAGTGAAAAAGGAAAATGACAGAGCAGATATGAGGCTGACACGTtggtgagcgtgtgtgtgcgtggttCTCAGCATCGAAAAACCGAAAAGCGCAGCGGGTGGGACGAGGAGACGACACGGTGTGA
This genomic stretch from Leishmania mexicana MHOM/GT/2001/U1103 complete genome, chromosome 30 harbors:
- a CDS encoding methylcrotonoyl-coa carboxylase biotinylated subunitprotein-like protein, with the translated sequence MLRRTDFCGQRKVEKLLVANRGEIACRVFRTCREMHIRTVALFCEAERNAKHVVEADEAVCIGPPPAASSYLRGDHIISVAKQLNVDAIHPGYGFLSENADFADAVTRSGIEFIGPPASAISLMGSKSESKRIMEAAGVPVVPGYYGENQNVSFLAEEANKVGFPILIKAVSGGGGKGMKIVERLEDFAFMLASAKREAVNFFKDDRVILERYVKRPRHIECQIFFDKHGRGVFFFERDCSVQRRYQKVLEEAPAPHLSMEMRQRIGEVALQAAKAVGYVGAGTVEFIFDTSTGDFYFMEMNTRLQVEHPVTEEVCRIKGAPLDLVKLQIKTAMGKPLTFSQEDVALVGSCIEARVYAESPERGFLPESGPLTFIREPFQGVRGATRTRLDTGFCEGDNVLIHYDPMLAKVISWGRDREDALKGLRQALGEYKVAGINTNIEFLKRCCEAPEFARGGVTTNFISEHEKELLNAPAVTPEVAAMAATAWLLNRCDNWRGAFRLNGDTNATVHFYIDNRPVPVRLHTEGANYHKIFFSVWDHEGSFAVGSGPVTSKHRDQRSIVNDFTFLFENGMRHTVLAVATEGDVTIIGSFGLHQIRLLPLTDGFGDASMAGGTSAKIVSPMPGKVSKFLVNSGDLVGKGQVLLIVEAMKMEHPVKALQDGQVSFLVKEGEVVGSDHVLATVAQKE